The Saliniradius amylolyticus DNA segment GACCCTGAGCCCCAAGCCAAGGAGCCGCAATCATGAAGTCCCTGTCTCTCGTCTTTATGGCCGGTTTACTGATGGCCTGTACCAGCGCGCCCCAGTCGGTGAATTATTACAGTCTGAGTCAGGCCTCTGCATCAATGGACGGGGCTGGGAAAACCGACGCTGAGGCACTGATAGTATTAAGCCGGCCACAGCTGGCCGATTATCTGCGTCAGTCGTTTCTCGTCATGCAAACCGGGCCGCATCAGTTGCACTTCGCCCGCCAGCATGTGTGGGCGCAGAATCTGGCCAGCAGCATTGAACAGGTGTTGGTACAACATCTTAACCACACCATGGATAACACCGCCGTTCTCACAACCAGTGACCCACGAGCCCCTCAGGTACCAAGCCGTTTACAGGTGGAAATAGAGCACCTGCTGCCCAGTGCCGACGGTCATGTCAATCTGAAAGCTCGTTATTGGTTTACCGGCCCGGATGGTCAGACTCAGGCCCACAGTTTTAACCACCAGTTACCACTTAACGACGCCGGTTACGCCCACGCGGTACAGCAAATGCATAGCGCCCTGACTAAGCTTGCCGAAGCCATGGCCAAGGTGGTTCAACCACAAGATTAATTGGCTTTTCCCCGGCCCAGGGCTGCTGCCATGGAGCCCACCATCACCATGCCTGCACCAATGTAGGCCCAGATATCCAGCTCACTGGGCGTAAAACGGCTCGGCCAGATAACAACAGCCAGTTCCATACTGATAAAGGTGAACAACGGTGCCAGCGCGATGACCGCACTGACCTTGGAGGCGTGCCAGACATGCATAGCCTGGGTGAAGGCACCGTAGCCGACAATGGTATTGGCGCAGGCGAAGGCCAGCGCACTGAGTTGTAGCACATCCATCTCTAGAATCAGCATTGGCACGGCAAAGGGCAGCAGGAAAAGACCGCCGCAGCTGTAAAACACCGCGGTCAGCTGCCGGGCGGTCAGACTCTTTAACAATTGCTTCTGCGATAAGGCGTACACCGCCCAGGTGATAGCGGCGGCAATGATGCTTAGTACCCCCAGCGTGTATTCACTCATCGAGGTCAGTAGCAGCGCCAGACGGTCGTTAAAAAACAGTAGCAGCCCCGCCAAGAGCACAACAGCCCCCAGACTCTCCAGCCAGTTAAAGCGCTCCTTGTAGAGGATAATACCACCGCACATCAGCAGAAACGGAGCGAGCTGAATCAGCACCTGAGCGGTTTCCGGCTCCAGCAGGTCGACACCATGGAGATAGAGAATGTAGTTACCAATCAGGCCCAACGCCGCCAGCAGTAATAAGCCATTACTGGAGCGGGAGATACCGCGAAGTGGTGGCAAGGCGTTACGCCGTATTAGCAAGGCCAACACAAACAGCGCCGAAACGGTAAAGCGATACCAGACCACGGTAACGGCATCCATAACTTCCAGTGTCAGCTTCAAAAATACCGGCAACATGCCCCAAAGTGCCGCTGTTAAAAGCGATAAGCCGAAGCCGTACCAATGTCTGACCGGAGTGGTTTGCATGACGTTTCTCACCAGTTTTTGGACAGTGGGGCCAGGCTTCCACAAAGCAGACCCTGTGCAGGCCGCACAGAAACCCCAACAGATTGGGTTAACGACGTGTCTTTGTCTGGAAGCGCAGCCCCCGAATACCCCTCGTTGGTATCAGGGCTATAAACTCAGTGACACGCCATCGCACTGCGTTAGTCTTTCTTGCGCTTGAGCTGGTGTTTACGGGCCGCGCGGCGCATACGGGAAATACGTACATGATCCAGCTGCTGCTGATCGGGCTTTAACAGGGTCTCTTTTTCCGGCGGCAGCTGCACCTGTTTACGCAGATGATTGACGTCTTTTAAACCAAGCTCGATAAAACCGCCCTGAGGCAGGCGCTTGGCCAGCCCGATACCGCCATAATGGGTACGGATCAGGCGACTGACGGTGAGGTCCTGTGACTCCCAGAGGCGTCGGACTTCCCGGTGGCGGCCTTCATACAAGGTCACATCGAACCACTGGTTGATGCTTTCCTCGTCCTGAACATGGCGGCGAATCTCGCCAAAACGGGCCTCGCCGTCTTCCAGTAGCACACCACGTTTGAGTCGGTTGATTACCGCGTCTTCTACCTTACCAAAGATACGCACCGCGTACTGGCGCTCAACCTCATGTGACGGGTGCATCAGTCGATTTGCCAACTCACCGTCGGTAGTAAACAGCAGTAAGCCAGAGGTATTGATATCCAGACGACCGATGGACATCCAGCGGCCCTGGCTGATGCGTGGCAGGCGCTCAAAGACCGTCGGCCGACCCTCGGGATCTTTACGGGTACACACTTCGCCTTCGGGTTTGTTGTACATCAATACCCGGCAGATGGATTTCTCTTTGCTACGCTCGATGCGCCGACCATCCACGCGGATCTCATCATCCTCTTCAACCCGGCAGCCCAGCGTCGCCACCTGACCATTGACGGAAATACGGCCCTGCTCGATCCAGCGTTCCATCTCCCGACGGGAGCCAATACCCTGATTGGCTAGCACTTTCTGTAACTTTTCGCTCACTATGATCCCATTAACTGTTAAAAGCCCTACTATTCTACGGGGCTCGGTGGTTTCACACCATCACTATGGCCTATTTATTCAACTTTATATGGTACAGATCCTTACGCCTGTCTTTAAGGTTTCTTACCGAGCCTTCGTTGTGCAGGATTTTCAGTTTGTCCATATCCAAGTCCGAAAACAGCAGCATCTCGGTATTGGGCGTGGCCTCGTTTAAGATTGCATCGTGCGGGAACGGGAAATCAGAAGGCGATAACACCGCCGACTGACTGTACTGCACGTCCAGACTCTCCACCTTAGGCAAATTCCCCACGCTGCCGGCGATCACCACATAGCATTCGTTTTCGATTGCCCGCGCCTGCGCACAGTGACGCACTCGCAAATAGCTGTTTTTGGTGTCGGTCCAGAAAGGCACAAACAGAATATCCATGCCCTGCTCGGCCATGATCCTGGGCAGCTCGGGAAACTCCACATCGTAACAAATCAGGATGCCCACCTTACCGGCATCGGTGTCAAATACCGACACTTTGTCGCCGCCCTGAATCACCCAGTCCAGACGCTCATGCGGCGTGATGTGGATCTTGCGTTGCATGTCCACTTTACCGCTGCGATGACAGAGATAAGTCACATTATAAATGTTGCCATCTTCGCTTAACGGCATGGAACCTGTGATGATATTAGCGTTATATTCGATAGCCAGGCGCGACATTTCGTCTCGGAAGAATTCCGTATAACCAGCCAGAAAACGAATTGCCTCAGTCTGGGAAGTCTGGTCTGTCAGACCCATCAGGGGCGCATTAAAGAACTCGGGAAAAACAATGAAATCGCTCTGATAATCGGAGACTGTATCGACAAAGTATTCAACTTGCTTTAACAGCTCGTCGACCGACTCCACGGTGCGCATCTGCCATTGTACCGCCCCAACCCGCACGATTGATTTGCGGGTTTGCAGCACCGTCTCTTCCGGCTCATAGAAGATATTGTTCCACTCCAGCAGAGTGGCAAAGCCCACCGACTGCTGATCCTCCGGAAGATACTTTCTCAGCAGTCGCTTAACCTGAAAGTCATTGGACAGCTGAAAGCTTAAGATGGGGTCGTAAATCTCCTTCTTACCCACGCTCAGGATGTACTCCGCCGGACTCATCTCATCCATATGGTTGTGATAGTTAGGGATGCGCCCGCCAGCCAGAATGGCCTTGAAATTATACTGGCGACACAGCTCCTTACGGGCGTCGTACAACCTGCGCCCCAGACGCATACCACGATGACTGGTGGCAATCACCACATCCAAACCATAGAGCGCATCGCCATCCGGATCGCTTTGCACATTGTCGTTACTATCGACAATGTCTTCGTACGTATGGGGGTTGGAAAAGCGGCTGTAGTCCACCTGTACACTCAGCGCAATGCCCACCAGCTTATCTTCATCGACGATGCCAATCTGGCCTTCGGGGAAGTCTTTGATCAACCGCTCGATGGTATGCTTGGGCCACGCACCGCCCAAATTGGGGTACGCTTCGTCCATCAGGGACTTAATTTGCGGGTATTGCTGTAAGGTCAGATTACAGATTGCTAAGCGGGCTTTTTCTATCGACATCAAAGACCATCCTGTTTTACATCACTCATAGTGGCTGTATACATGAAAAAAAAGGCAATGCCCAGCATTGCCCTTTCATACCATCAAGACACCCACTCACTTTATGGGCTTAAAAGTCCGACTGCCGAACACGAATAATATCCTGTTCATTGTCCGGCTCTTCCCCCGTCGTCTGATTAAGCTCTTGTTTAAACTGCTGGCGGCTCTTATGCACAATATTGCCGTCCTTACCCACAGTCATATGTTCATCGGACTCCAGAACTCTGGCCTGATAGACCATCACCGCCTGCATACAGGTTTCTCTCTGCTCATCGGTAAGCAATGAGCCGTCTGGCCACTTACCGGTTTCCACTGCCTGACTCAGACGCTGATATACCTCAGGCGTCATGGCTTTTAGCATTTGTTCGATGTTCATCAGTCGTCCGCTTTCTTCACGAAGATCAACCGGATTCGGTTAACGATATACCAGATAAAACCGATCACCAGCGCACCAACAGACGCCTTATACTGCATATCCTCAGGTGTCGCTCCGCCCCAATACATAAAACCGAAACCGCCGATAAACAGCAGCATGGCGAGCATGGACTGGGTCTGAATCGATTGTTGCTGCTTGTAGCGACGTAAAGACGCCTTGCGGTGCAAATCGTCGCTCGTCGCCGAGCCAATGGCAAAGCCGCAGTGCTGGCAGGCCTCTGCCTTATCCGAGACTTTCTTGCTACAGGATGGGCAATTCATTAACGCCATAATGACCTCTTAATTACTGCATTACCCGGCCATAATAACAAAAAAGCGCGGATTTTACCGCGCTTCTCGATTAAGACATCAACCCATCATGAGCCCGAGCGCTTACTCTCGTAGTCACTCCAGTAGTCCTTGACCGTCTGCTTCATTTCTTTACGCAGTAACATGATGCCGAACAAGTTAGGCAAGGTCATCAACACGATGGCGATGGCCGCAATGTCCCAGATCAGAGCAGTATCAGAGAACGAAGCCCAGAAAAAGCCTGCAACATAGAACACCCGATAAGGCATCACACCCCGAGGACCAATGAGATAGGTAATGGCTCGGTCACCATAGTAGGACCAGGCAATGGCGGTCGAAAACGCAAACAGCAGCAAGCCGATGGAAACGATGTACTGACCGTAATCACCGAAGTAACCCCGGGTAAAGGCTTCGGTGGTCAGCTCCGCCGAGTGAATCAGCGACTTACCGCGCAGAATGATGTTTTCTTTCTGGATCTTACCGTTCTGGATCACCAGGCTACCGGTATACAGATCCTCTTCCTCGGACAACAGGAAGCGCACGTCTTCGGCGACCGAGCGAGCATGCAAAATAGTGAAGCCCTGACTCTGCGCTTTGCCGGAGACCACTTCGATAGTCCCGTTGTACATCTCGATATTGTGGCCTTTTTCCTCGTTCAGGTATAAGAACAGGTTGTTCTTGTCCTCGTCGTCTTTGTCCGAGTACTGACCGGCAATAATGCTGGTTTCGGTCTTATCGAAATCATTCAGGTGTTTCTCGGTCCACACACCGGAGGACAGGATCACCAAGCCAGTGAGGGTACAGATGAGGATGGTATCGATAAAGGGCTCCAGAATGGATACCATACCTTCAGACACCGGCTCATCGGCACGGGCCGAGGCGTGCGCAATAGGAGCCGAACCCTGACCGGCTTCGTTAGAAAACAGCCCCCGGTTCACACCACGGTTAAAGGCATAAGCGATGGTCGCTCCCAGGAAACCACCGGTGGCTGCGGAGCCGGTAAAGATCTGCGAGAAGATGCTTCCAAAGGCCGGGCCTATGTTTTCCAGATTGTAGAAAATCACCGCCAGCGCACCCACCACGTAGATCACCGACATTACCGGTACGATACTGGAGGTGACTTTAGCAATACGGTGAATACCACCCAGGATCACCAGCGCCAGTAACACCGCCAGAACACCACCGGTAATGGCCGGACTCAAGCCAAAAGTCGATTCGATACCGATAGCAATGTTATTGCTCTGCGGCAGGTTACCGGTGCCGAACGAACTGACCACAGTGGCAATGGCAAAAGCCCCTGCCAGCCACTTCATGTTCAAGCGCCGGTCCATGTAGAACATGGGGCCTCCGGCCATGGTGCCGTCTTCGGTTTTAATGCGATATTTGTGAGACAGAGTCACTTCCACAAACTTGGTGGTCATACCCAAAAAGGCCGTGGCCCACATCCAGAACAACGCTGCGGGGCCGCCCAAATAGATGGCAAAAGCCACACCACCGATGTTGCCGGTACCGACGGTGCCGGACAACGCGGTTGCCAAAGCCTGAAAGTGGGAGGTATCACCGGGCGCTCCTTTGCGGTCCAGCTTGCCGGTTACAACCAACCAGGCATGTTTGAAATAACGTACCTGAGGAAAGCCCAGATACAGAGTGAAAAACAGGCCTACGCCCAAGAGTATATACGGGAACCAGACCGAGCCGCCGAGCAGTCCATCCAGCAGTTTGAGAAAATCACTAAAGGCTTCCAACACATTCCCCTTTTTTATTTATCGTTGTTGTTTATGGTTATAAAAGCGCCGCCCGAAGGCGGCGTTATTGTTTACAGTTGTGGCAAAACCGCACGAATAGCGACAAGCACATCTTCACCCAGCTTACGGCTGCGCTCCGGTGACCAGCCATAAACCACGTCGGGCAGATCATTATTGTCTTTAAACGGCATCTCCAGGGTATAGGCCAAACAACCAAACTTATGACCTACCCCATTAGAGCCCACGGTCAGGTTGGCGTCGCCGGGCTTATCCTTGGGATAGCCGTAGGTATCCTGAAACTCAGGCGTCGTGGCAATGAGGGCGTCTTTAAAACGCTGCTCCAGCCCCGCGAGCTTGTCGTTATAACCGGGAAGACCTTCGCTACCGGCGACAAAGTTGTATGGCAGGGCTTCATCGCCGTGTACATCCAGGAACATATCCACGCCGGTTTCAGCCATCTTTTGCATCACGTAGTACACTTCCGGGCTGTTTTCCCTGGAGGGCTCGGCCCACTCACGATTCAGGTTCACGCCCTTGGCATTGGTACGCAAATGGCCACGCACCGAGCCGTCCGGATTCATATTCGGCACCACATAGAATACCGCCTCATCCAGTAAGGTGCGAGACACACCGTCGTCGACATCCAATAAGCGCTCCAACAATCCCTCAATCAGCCACTCGGCCATGGTTTCGCCCGGATGCTGACGCGCGGTAACCCAGATAGCCTTTTTGCCTTCGTCAGGCTCACCAATGGTAAGCAAGGAGATATCGCGGCCGTCTAATGTTTCGCCCAAATGGCTCAAGCGGCAATCGTCGTTAACCGTCTGCGCCCAGGCCAATAAATCCAGATGGCGCTCGTAGGAGTAAGGGGCGAAATAGGCAAAGTAAACGGTGCCAAATTCCGGGGTAAAGTCGATGGTCAGCGTGTCGCCATCAAACTCGGTATCCACCCGAAACCACTCGTTACGGTCATAGGAGGCAACGGCCTGATAGCCCTTCCAACCTTCAGGGTAAGCCGATTTAGCCAGATCCATAATCTTAAGCTTATGGTTCACCAGGGGCTGTGATTCCAGGCGAAAATGAAACCACTGATAAAACTCGGACTGATTGTCCTTCCGGATGGTCAGTTGAATATCATCGGGCGCCGAGGCCTTAACCACCTCGATATTACCACTGTCAAAATTGCAGCTTATTCTCATTATCTGTGTTCTCGTTAGGTGCAAGGGGGATTACAAATCGGCGGTTAATTTAGCATATTTGTGATTACAGAAGCTAACCCGCCTGACGGATACACTTACCTGCCTGTGGCCAACCAATGGCGTACTGCCATTCCAACAGATGAACTGTACCCCATATCGCTGGCCTGGATTTCGCCCTGGCTATCGACAATATAATAGGTCGGATAGCCGCGCAGGCGAAAGGCCTGTTTTAACGCTTGATGGCCCAATAACACTTCTGCCCGAACCTTATGCTCATCGACAAAGTCCTGCACCGCCTCTACAGAAGCATAATCCAGTGCCACCGCCTTGACGGCAATCTCATCGGCATCGAACTGTTCGAGATTACCGATACTCAGTGAACATATCTGACACCAGGGGACAAAAAAATATATTAAGCTGGGCTTGTTGTCGGCAAGCAAGGTAGCGGTTCCGCCGCCTAGGGTGGGCAATTGATGCTGTTCGATTGCCTCGCCGGAGTCTAGTAAGTCCCGGGTTTGCCAAAGATAAACGCCCAGAATCAGTATAATCGTCACTGTCCATTGCAGCAGATTTTTAAACCGGTGTGCTCGGTGAACGGAAGTGGACATGAACGGGTTCTCCTGCAGTGGTCAGGAGTCCAGATTATCTAAGGCCTCCAACACCTCTTGGGTTTGGCGTACTTTGGCGTATCGCTCCTTCACCGTCAATATGGTGGATTTTTGTAAGGATGGGGTAATGGCGGCGGTACCGTCACTGATGAGCGTCACCCGGTAGCCCAGATCGGCGGCGCTGCGCACGGCGCTGCTGACGCATTCATTGGTATAAACGCCGACAATGTAGAGATCCGTCACCCCAAGATTACCCAGTACGTAATGGATATTGGTGCTGGCAAACAAGCCGCTGGCAGTTTTGTTAAATACGATTTCGTTGTCTTCCGGGGCCACATCAGGTAAAAACTCAGCCAGCTTTGACCCCGGCGCAGCATGCAGCCCCAGCCGTTTGTGTTCAGCACTGCGATCCCGTCCATCCGCCGTCAAACTCTGGATACGAGCGTGGATTACCTCTAATTCCTGCTCACGAAAGCGCTTTTGCAACTTGGCCACGTTCGGTACGACCTCATGCCACACCCGGTCGAGATAATACTCAATGGCCTGTTCGGAAACCCCCGAGTCTGCGTGTTCCTCAAAAATGCCATAGCCTTCCTTAGCTCCCAGGTACTGCAAGTCGATGCACAATAGTGCCGACTTGCTGGGGCGGTTATCCTCCAGCTCAACCGACCCTTCCTTGCGCATCACGGGAGTGGGTTCGAAGTCCTGGATTGATGAATCTGGCTTTTGCGACTCTGTTTTACTCATAATCTCTCGAAGATCAACGGCGTTAAATCGTATCAGAATGCTGTGCCCGGGCGGCGATATTACAGGTATCGTGCAGGGCGCCGCTGGTGTACCGGGACAAATGAGACTGCCATTGCTCCGGCATAATCTCATCCACATAATCAAACAGACTGATGCTGTCTCCGCGTTGCTGCGCTAAAAAATGGCAGGTGGCATCCAGCTGTAACACCGACCCGCGTAAGATGTCCGCCAGCATCTCGGTTTCCTGAGGGTTGTGGCTACCGCCATAACTGCGCTCCATTAATAACACCTGGCCGGAGCGTGCCAATCCAAAAGGCGGTAATTGCTGCTGCACATGACGCTCAATAGTGACACCGGTCTCCTGTTCAATCTGCTGCACCGCCGCTGTGACCTCATCCAGACAATGGCGATTTTCCGATTCACTGGCGCAGCGTAAATCCAATGTCAGGCGTACCCGGTGATAGCTGTTGCAGTAACTGACCGGTTCTACCCGGCATAGTCGTATGCCTTCTCCGCCGGTCTCCACCCGCCGGCCCAGAGTCCCTATCACATAGCCTTCCAGAGTCTGGGTCAGATCCTCACGAGCCGCTCTTGTCACCCACTTTCTCGGATGCTCGTGGTCACTGACAAGCGCCGTGGTAAAGCTTACAGAGCCAGGGATAACATTACGATTAGTGCCGGGAGTGAGCCGGATGTTAGCGATAGCAGGCCTGAGCTTTTGCTTAGCCTCGGCGCTTAAATCTGATTCGTTAAACCAGTTTAGAAAGTAACGCGCCAGGCGCCCGGCGGCAATACCGGGGTCCTTTCGATCCAGCGTCGGTGTGGCGCCAGCATGATTCATCTCGCCGTCGAGGGTCCAGCGTAGCGCCGGATAAATATTCTCGCTGCACTTATCCTCGCCCTGGCCCTCTATGATACCGACAGTAATGCGGGCATCGCTGGCCTTTTCATGTTCGGTGATGCGCCGAAACTGATGGTCCAGTAACAATGCGGCCATTTCAGCCTTTTCGCCTTCGATCAGGAAGTCCTCCTGATGAATTCCCATAATGGTCGCAACCAGTGCGGTGGGCACACCCGCCCGATCCAGTATCGGCCCTTGCTCGATGTGTCGCTCGTAGGTATTCGGAGTATAAAAGTCCTGCGGTTCACTGCAGGCTTTTAGCAGGTCGCTGTCATCACAGGCATTGAGGTCGTTAAACAGCTGGATGCTGTCTTGTTGTTGTTCCTGCTTGAGATCGGTAAGCATGCCAACGAGCTTTTCTTTAAACACGTGTCCCTGGGCATTTGTCATGCCGTGAACCTGTTCGGGCGTAGCCCGTCCCGCGATGGCGGCGCTGCCGGGCATGGACACCTGATTGCCGGTAAACGTCATCTCCTCACCTATATAGGCGGTCACCAACGCTCGCCGCTGGCCAACAAAGGCCTTATCCACCGAGAAATAGCGTTTCAGGTCGTGTAAGGTGTGCAGCGTATCCAGACCCGACAGCACGCCTAAGCGCCCATCGAACTTACCGGCATCGTTGACCGTGTCGATGTGCGAGCCGTGAGCGATGGCATCTTGAGTCAGGTCCCTGATGCTAAGCTGTCCACGGGTCAACCCATCCCGATCCTTGTCCGATAATAACAAGCCGTGCAAATTGCCTACCTTATCCACAAACACCGTCAGCCCGGCCTGGTTCATTTGCCGAATGGTTTCCAGGCTGGCGCGGGTAAAGCCCTGGTTGAGCGCTCTGGCGTCGATGCGCTCGTCCTCTGCGCGCGAGGCCTCTGCCAACCGATCAATACGACGCCGAACTCTGACCCCTAAGCCACGCAATGCCTGAAGCTGATCGTTATCGGTCAAACACTGGTAGAGCGGCTTACCCTGGCTTAAGAGCTTGGCCAGCCGGGTCAGGCTGGCAAAATAAACCAGTTGTGTGGCCACATCGGCCAAAGGCTGTAAGTGGCGAACGGACCACAGGGCGTCTTGCTCAATGACTCGTTTGAGACTGAGCTTGGTCAGACTGTCTCGAAGCTGGGCGCAGTATTCAGAGGCTCTATTTCCGCGCGCCTCACGTTCGTGAAACAGCTTCTGTCTTAACCCCCGCAGAGGTTCACCGTCACCGGTGCGCTGACACTGTATCTGCCAATACTTATGGTCTTCTTCGCTGTCATCGCCCGGCAAACGCGCATTGTTCGCATAGCTCCAGGTTACCGGATCACCCAGGCTGTCTTTTTCGGCACCGGTGAGGTGGCGCACCAACTCGTTGTGACGCTCATCGCTCAGTTCGCTGAGTGTTTCGTCATCCTCAAGCCAGGACTCCACCCGTCTGACTTGTCCCGGGGTCAGAAAGTCAAAACTCAGACGAAAGCGTCCAAGCAGTGGCGCATCGAATAATAGTGCGTCCGGGCAATGCAGAAGCTCACGGCTGTCCTCCAGGGGAAACACATCGTCCTTTTTCAGGCTGGGATCCAGTGCCTGATGGGTCACCCGCCTTTGCTGCCGATCCCAGAAGCTGATCACCGCCATTACATGAGACCGACAATGCTCAAAAGATTGACGGGATTGAGGCGTTAAGCTGTAGTCGCCCACCTGCACTGCCTCGCCTTTGAATTCCACCTGAGGACAGTGCTCCTGTAGCAGGCTTTGCAATCTTGGGTCCTGTAAGTCCAACTTGTCGGCCAGCGGATTGTCCACCGACAAAGCACTTTTGCGGCGCTGCCAGTGATGCGTTTTCAAAGCTTCAGGGGATAAGTCTGGCTCCATGATTAACGCCCGCCCGAGGGCATAGGCGGGGATATTCAACTGTAATAGCTGCTCGATGAGCAGGCTGACCTTCTTGCCGCAGCCGTAATCCGCGATGGAATACGGCACAGCCAGATAGGCCAATATATACTGTAGGATTGCGTGTCTTTCTTCGAGCAGTGGAAGGCCTGAGGTGGGATCCAGTTCCACGGTAATAGGCAGGGTTTCCTGAGTACTGCCGAACACCAGCATAATGACTCCCGGTTCAATGGCTTTAACTAAACCTTAGTCGAGAGCCCGTCGAATAGACAACCGGATATAAAAAAGCCGCGCCCTATCTGGCCGCGGCTTTTGCTGATGCTCTGTCAGACTTAACTTTCCAGGCCCCATACCGGCAAAGTCGGGATCTGCTGACCGGCCATATCCTGAACGATGCGCATCACCTGGCAGCTGTAACCAAACTCATTGTCATACCACACATAGAGCGTCGCGCGATCCTCAGACACGATCGTCGCCTGTGAATCCACCACCGAGGCATAACGGGAGCCGACTAAGTCGGTAGACACCAACTCGGTAGAAGCCGTGAAGTCGATCTGGTTTTGCAGCTCCGAAAACAGCGCTGTGTTACGCAAAAATTCGTTGATGCCGTCTTTGTCGGTGGACTTAGCCAGATTCAGATTCAGAATCGCCAAAGACACGTTCGGCGTGGGCACGCGAATGGCGTTACCGGTCAGTTTGCCCGACAGCTTCGGATAAGCCTTGGCGACCGCCTTTGCGGCACCGGTTTCGGTGATCACCATGTTCAGAGGCGCAGCCCGTCCACGACGATCGGCCTTGTGATAGTTATCGATCAGGTTCTGGTCATTCGTAAAAGAATGCACCGTTTCCACGTGACCATTGGTGATGCCGTAGTGCTCATCCAGTGCTTTCAATACCGGAGTAATAGCATTGGTGGTGCAACTTGCCGCCGACAGGATGGCATCATCGGCACTGATATCGCCATGGTTTACGCCATGCACGATATTTTTTATATCGCCTTTGCCCGGCGCAGTGAGCAGCACCTTCTTAGCACCCTTTGACTTAAGGTGCAGGCCCAGCCCCTCTTCATCACGCCACATGCCGGTATTATCCACCACAATAGCGTCATCGATGCCATATTGGGTATAGTCAACCTCGTCGGGACTGTTGGCGTAGATCACCTGAATGTAGGCGCCATTAGCCTTGATGGCCTTGCGCTCGTGATCCACGGTAATACTGCCGTTAAAGGGACCATGCACTGAATCGCGGCGCAGCAGGCTGGCGCGTTTCTCCAGATCGCCTTCACGGCCACCTCTTACCACAATGGCTTTTAAGCGCAGTTTATTATTTTTGCCATGGCGCTCGATCAGCAACCGAGCCAACAGCCGGCCAATACGACCAAAACCATACAAAACGACGTCCTGCGGCTTATTCTCAGTGTCATCGCCGATAATGTCGGCCAGCTCTTGTTGCAGGTAAGTGGTTATGTCCCGACCCTGCGCCTTATCACCATAATGGTAGTGATAGGCCAGCTTGCCCAGATCCACCTGTGCCGGCTTCAGGTTCATCTCGCTGAGTGCCTCCAGCAAAGGCCAGCTCTCCCGCAAACGCAGTTTATTGCCGGTGTGCAGACGCACAGTGCGGTGGGCCTTGATAATATCGATGGTGTTGGCGCCTAATAAGGGGCGGCCATAAAGCGTCACTTCCACCGATTTATCACGGTGTAACTTGCCCAGCAGCGGCTGCATCTGCTCGGCGTATTCC contains these protein-coding regions:
- a CDS encoding alanine/glycine:cation symporter family protein → MEAFSDFLKLLDGLLGGSVWFPYILLGVGLFFTLYLGFPQVRYFKHAWLVVTGKLDRKGAPGDTSHFQALATALSGTVGTGNIGGVAFAIYLGGPAALFWMWATAFLGMTTKFVEVTLSHKYRIKTEDGTMAGGPMFYMDRRLNMKWLAGAFAIATVVSSFGTGNLPQSNNIAIGIESTFGLSPAITGGVLAVLLALVILGGIHRIAKVTSSIVPVMSVIYVVGALAVIFYNLENIGPAFGSIFSQIFTGSAATGGFLGATIAYAFNRGVNRGLFSNEAGQGSAPIAHASARADEPVSEGMVSILEPFIDTILICTLTGLVILSSGVWTEKHLNDFDKTETSIIAGQYSDKDDEDKNNLFLYLNEEKGHNIEMYNGTIEVVSGKAQSQGFTILHARSVAEDVRFLLSEEEDLYTGSLVIQNGKIQKENIILRGKSLIHSAELTTEAFTRGYFGDYGQYIVSIGLLLFAFSTAIAWSYYGDRAITYLIGPRGVMPYRVFYVAGFFWASFSDTALIWDIAAIAIVLMTLPNLFGIMLLRKEMKQTVKDYWSDYESKRSGS
- a CDS encoding YeaC family protein — translated: MNIEQMLKAMTPEVYQRLSQAVETGKWPDGSLLTDEQRETCMQAVMVYQARVLESDEHMTVGKDGNIVHKSRQQFKQELNQTTGEEPDNEQDIIRVRQSDF
- a CDS encoding carbon-nitrogen hydrolase family protein — translated: MSIEKARLAICNLTLQQYPQIKSLMDEAYPNLGGAWPKHTIERLIKDFPEGQIGIVDEDKLVGIALSVQVDYSRFSNPHTYEDIVDSNDNVQSDPDGDALYGLDVVIATSHRGMRLGRRLYDARKELCRQYNFKAILAGGRIPNYHNHMDEMSPAEYILSVGKKEIYDPILSFQLSNDFQVKRLLRKYLPEDQQSVGFATLLEWNNIFYEPEETVLQTRKSIVRVGAVQWQMRTVESVDELLKQVEYFVDTVSDYQSDFIVFPEFFNAPLMGLTDQTSQTEAIRFLAGYTEFFRDEMSRLAIEYNANIITGSMPLSEDGNIYNVTYLCHRSGKVDMQRKIHITPHERLDWVIQGGDKVSVFDTDAGKVGILICYDVEFPELPRIMAEQGMDILFVPFWTDTKNSYLRVRHCAQARAIENECYVVIAGSVGNLPKVESLDVQYSQSAVLSPSDFPFPHDAILNEATPNTEMLLFSDLDMDKLKILHNEGSVRNLKDRRKDLYHIKLNK
- a CDS encoding DMT family transporter, whose amino-acid sequence is MQTTPVRHWYGFGLSLLTAALWGMLPVFLKLTLEVMDAVTVVWYRFTVSALFVLALLIRRNALPPLRGISRSSNGLLLLAALGLIGNYILYLHGVDLLEPETAQVLIQLAPFLLMCGGIILYKERFNWLESLGAVVLLAGLLLFFNDRLALLLTSMSEYTLGVLSIIAAAITWAVYALSQKQLLKSLTARQLTAVFYSCGGLFLLPFAVPMLILEMDVLQLSALAFACANTIVGYGAFTQAMHVWHASKVSAVIALAPLFTFISMELAVVIWPSRFTPSELDIWAYIGAGMVMVGSMAAALGRGKAN
- the rluB gene encoding 23S rRNA pseudouridine(2605) synthase RluB: MSEKLQKVLANQGIGSRREMERWIEQGRISVNGQVATLGCRVEEDDEIRVDGRRIERSKEKSICRVLMYNKPEGEVCTRKDPEGRPTVFERLPRISQGRWMSIGRLDINTSGLLLFTTDGELANRLMHPSHEVERQYAVRIFGKVEDAVINRLKRGVLLEDGEARFGEIRRHVQDEESINQWFDVTLYEGRHREVRRLWESQDLTVSRLIRTHYGGIGLAKRLPQGGFIELGLKDVNHLRKQVQLPPEKETLLKPDQQQLDHVRISRMRRAARKHQLKRKKD
- a CDS encoding PqiC family protein produces the protein MKSLSLVFMAGLLMACTSAPQSVNYYSLSQASASMDGAGKTDAEALIVLSRPQLADYLRQSFLVMQTGPHQLHFARQHVWAQNLASSIEQVLVQHLNHTMDNTAVLTTSDPRAPQVPSRLQVEIEHLLPSADGHVNLKARYWFTGPDGQTQAHSFNHQLPLNDAGYAHAVQQMHSALTKLAEAMAKVVQPQD
- a CDS encoding zinc ribbon domain-containing protein codes for the protein MALMNCPSCSKKVSDKAEACQHCGFAIGSATSDDLHRKASLRRYKQQQSIQTQSMLAMLLFIGGFGFMYWGGATPEDMQYKASVGALVIGFIWYIVNRIRLIFVKKADD